The Panicum hallii strain FIL2 chromosome 9, PHallii_v3.1, whole genome shotgun sequence genome has a window encoding:
- the LOC112877076 gene encoding expansin-B3-like isoform X2, whose translation MTSCGNQPLFKDGKGCGSCYQIRCLNHPACSGNPETVAITDMNYYPVAKYHFDLSGTAFGALAQPGRNDELRHAGIIDIQFKRVPCIYPGLTVTFHIEHGSNPVYFAVLVEFEDGDGDVVQVDLMEANSGWWTPMRESWGSIWRLDSNHRLRAPFSLRITNESGQKLVAYQVIPANWAPNTYYRSNIQYQAMSSGAGLDMSSGAGLDISSTAGLVISSAAGLDTKILGISGLICLVLFSLHGIEVP comes from the exons ATGACGTCGTGCGGTAACCAGCCCCTATTCAAGGATGGCAAGGGCTGCGGCTCGTGCTACCAG ATAAGATGCCTCAACCACCCTGCGTGCTCCGGCAACCCGGAGACGGTGGCGATCACGGATATGAACTACTACCCAGTCGCCAAGTACCACTTTGACCTCAGCGGCACGGCGTTTGGGGCCTTGGCACAGCCCGGCCGCAACGACGAGCTCCGCCACGCCGGCATCATCGACATCCAGTTCAAGAG GGTGCCCTGCATCTACCCCGGGCTGACAGTAACCTTCCACATCGAGCACGGCTCAAACCCCGTCTACTTCgcagtgcttgttgagtttGAAGATGGAGACGGCGATGTGGTCCAGGTGGACCTCATGGAGGCCAACTCCGGGTGGTGGACGCCGATGCGGGAGTCATGGGGATCCATCTGGAGGCTGGACTCCAACCACCGGCTCAGAGCGCCCTTCTCGCTGCGCATCACCAACGAGTCCGGCCAGAAGCTGGTGGCGTACCAGGTCATCCCGGCCAATTGGGCGCCCAACACTTACTACCGCTCCAACATCCAGTACCAGGCTATGAGCTCTGGTGCTGGACTGGATATGAGCTCTGGTGCTGGACTGGATATAAGCTCTACTGCTGGGCTGGTTATTAGCTCTGCTGCTGGGCTGGACACGAAAATTCTCGGGATCAGTGGCTTGATTTGTTTGGTATTGTTTAGTTTGCATGGGATTGAGGTGCCTTAG
- the LOC112877076 gene encoding expansin-B3-like isoform X1, whose amino-acid sequence MASMIASSKVVTLGALIFLLLVSYGSCTRIVNFNASHITADPYWVAARATWYGAPTGAGPYDNGGACGFKNVNLPPFSAMTSCGNQPLFKDGKGCGSCYQIRCLNHPACSGNPETVAITDMNYYPVAKYHFDLSGTAFGALAQPGRNDELRHAGIIDIQFKRVPCIYPGLTVTFHIEHGSNPVYFAVLVEFEDGDGDVVQVDLMEANSGWWTPMRESWGSIWRLDSNHRLRAPFSLRITNESGQKLVAYQVIPANWAPNTYYRSNIQYQAMSSGAGLDMSSGAGLDISSTAGLVISSAAGLDTKILGISGLICLVLFSLHGIEVP is encoded by the exons ATGGCATCCATGATTGCCTCGTCCAAGGTGGTTACACTTGGTGCACTGATCTTCCTCCTCCTTGTCTCGTATGGCTCATGCACTAGGATCGTCAACTTCAATGCCTCCCACATCACCGCGGACCCCTACTGGGTGGCTGCCAGGGCCACTTGGTATGGTGCGCCAACCGGCGCTGGCCCCTACGACAATG GTGGGGCTTGCGGGTTCAAGAACGTGAACCTGCCTCCTTTCTCGGCCATGACGTCGTGCGGTAACCAGCCCCTATTCAAGGATGGCAAGGGCTGCGGCTCGTGCTACCAG ATAAGATGCCTCAACCACCCTGCGTGCTCCGGCAACCCGGAGACGGTGGCGATCACGGATATGAACTACTACCCAGTCGCCAAGTACCACTTTGACCTCAGCGGCACGGCGTTTGGGGCCTTGGCACAGCCCGGCCGCAACGACGAGCTCCGCCACGCCGGCATCATCGACATCCAGTTCAAGAG GGTGCCCTGCATCTACCCCGGGCTGACAGTAACCTTCCACATCGAGCACGGCTCAAACCCCGTCTACTTCgcagtgcttgttgagtttGAAGATGGAGACGGCGATGTGGTCCAGGTGGACCTCATGGAGGCCAACTCCGGGTGGTGGACGCCGATGCGGGAGTCATGGGGATCCATCTGGAGGCTGGACTCCAACCACCGGCTCAGAGCGCCCTTCTCGCTGCGCATCACCAACGAGTCCGGCCAGAAGCTGGTGGCGTACCAGGTCATCCCGGCCAATTGGGCGCCCAACACTTACTACCGCTCCAACATCCAGTACCAGGCTATGAGCTCTGGTGCTGGACTGGATATGAGCTCTGGTGCTGGACTGGATATAAGCTCTACTGCTGGGCTGGTTATTAGCTCTGCTGCTGGGCTGGACACGAAAATTCTCGGGATCAGTGGCTTGATTTGTTTGGTATTGTTTAGTTTGCATGGGATTGAGGTGCCTTAG
- the LOC112877874 gene encoding HBS1-like protein, with translation MPRKVVSGPDYDDDYNDYDEYDDDYDEYDDTRYGNDQHPVQKGKESLKKSSTMVPVHWTCSMCTFNNHESMTYCEMCGVFRETFFKSAKDGSLKDAVNAASSEPRACAAPKTDSAKTPMKTRGVHSDGDSARKHASTSCDKANSTQLPSAGSSLGAEKKKKTPVVSEEIPVERTALLVPGHFQLKHDKSSGASSSSQNDYVNQKLSSDISQLNVHKNNVNVTKPCLPEEYKPEKWMLADQESGALSQLNLAIVGHVDSGKSTLSGRLLHLLGRISRKDMHKNEKESKEKGKGSFAFAWAMDESSEERERGVTMTVGVAYLETKKYRVVLLDSPGHKDFVPNMISGATQADAAILVVDASTGSFEAGMDGEGGKSVGQTKEHAQLIRSFGVEQLVVAVNKMDAVAYSKERFEFIKLQLGSFLRSCNFKDSAITWIPLSAVENQNLIKPPSDARLTSWYQGFCLLDAIDSLQLPSRDVTKPLILPICDVIKSQSTGQLAAFGKLETGAIQNGSKVLVLPCGVEATVKNIERDTNSCSIARAGDNVAVSLQGIDGNQLIPGGVLCHPGFPVAVANRLELKILVLDIAIPILVGSQVEFHIHHVKEAARVTKIIALLDKTGKPSKSAPRFLKSKQNAVVQIALDGAVCVQEFSKSRALGRAYLRSSGRTIAVGVVNRVIGQDEN, from the exons ATGCCTCGCAAAGTTGTATCTGGGCCTGACTATGATGATGATTACAATGACTATGATGAGTATGATGATGATTATGATGAGTATGATGACACCAGATATGGAAACGATCAACATCCTGTTCAGAAGGGAAAAG AATCATTGAAGAAGTCCTCAACTATGGTGCCTGTGCATTGGACGTGTTCCATGTGCACTTTCAATAATCATGAAAGCATGACGTACTGTGAGATGTGTGGGGTTTTCCGTGAAACCTTTTTCAAATCTGCCAAGGATGGTTCATTAAAAG ATGCAGTCAACGCAGCGTCAAGTGAGCCTAGGGCATGTGCTGCACCAAAAACAGATTCTGCCAAGACGCCAATGAAGACTCGTggtgtacattctgatggtgaTTCTGCGAGAAAGCATGCTAGTACATCATGTGATAAAG CCAATTCCACACAATTACCATCTGCTGGTAGCTCATTAGGTGctgaaaaaaagaagaaaactcCTGTAGTTTCTGAAGAAATACCTGTGGAAAGGACAGCTCTATTGGTCCCCGGTCATTTCCAGCTGAAGCATGACAAGAGTAGTGGGGCTAGCAGTTCCTCACAGAATGATTATGTGAACCAGAAACTCTCTTCTGACATAAGCCAGCTAAATGTACACAAGAACAATGTGAATGTTACAAAACCTTGTTTGCCTGAAGAGTATAAGCCTGAAAAGTGGATGTTAGCTGATCAGGAGTCAGGGGCGCTGAGCCAGCTAAACCTTGCAATA GTGGGTCATGTTGATTCAGGCAAGTCGACACTATCTGGGAGATTACTGCATCTATTAGGAAGGATATCGAGAAAAGATATGCACAAGAATGAGAAGGAGTCGAAAGAGAAA GGGAAGGGATCATTTGCTTTTGCATGGGCCATGGATGAGAGCAGTGAAGAAAGGGAACGAGGTGTGACAATGACAGTAGGTGTGGCTTATCTGGAGACGAAGAAATACCGTGTGGTTTTGCTTGACTCACCTGGCCACAAAGACTTTGTGCCAAATATGATATCTGGTGCAACACAAGCTGATGCAGCTATTCTTGTGGTTGATGCTTCAACTGGTTCTTTTGAAGCTGGCATGGATGGTGAGGGAGGAAAAAGTGTCGGTCAGACCAAAGAGCATGCTCAGCTTATTAGAAGCTTTGGCGTTGAACAGCTTGTTGTCGCAGTGAACAAGATGGATGCAGTTGCATACTCAAAAGAAAGATTTGAGTTCATCAAACTACAACTTGGCAGTTTTCTGCGCTCTTGCAACTTCAAAGACTCAGCTATTACCTGGATTCCTCTTAGTGCTGTAGAAaatcaaaatttgatcaaacctcCTTCAGATGCTCGTTTGACCTCCTG GTATCAAGGGTTCTGTCTCTTGGATGCTATAGATTCCCTGCAGCTTCCTTCTCGGGATGTTACAAAGCCCCTCATTCTTCCAATCTGTGATGTTATCAAGTCTCAGTCAACAGGGCAGTTGGCAGCTTTTGGAAAATTGGAAACTGGGGCTATTCAAAATGGTTCAAAG GTGTTAGTTTTACCTTGCGGGGTAGAAGCGACGGTGAAAAACATTGAGCGGGACACTAATTCATGCAGCATAGCAAGAGCTGGTGACAATGTGGCGGTTAGTTTACAGGGTATTGATGGGAATCAACTAATACCTGGCGGGGTGCTTTGCCACCCTGGTTTCCCTGTGGCTGTAGCTAACCGCTTGGAGCTTAAGATTCTAGTTCTGGATATTGCCATTCCAATTCTTGTTGGTTCTCAG GTGGAGTTTCACATACATCATGTCAAGGAGGCCGCGAGAGTAACAAAAATCATTGCTTTGCTTGACAAGACTGGGAAACCAAGTAAATCAGCACCTCGATTTCTTAAATCAAAACAGAACGCTGTTGTGCAG ATTGCCCTCGATGGGGCGGTCTGCGTTCAGGAATTCTCCAAGAGCCGAGCACTTGGGAGGGCATACTTAAGGTCATCTGGTCGCACAATCGCTGTTGGTGTAGTTAATCGGGTAATTGGCCAAGATGAGAACTAG